Within Epilithonimonas zeae, the genomic segment ACAGAAATGGAGTAGGACGAGTTCCGATTTTGCTTCCTGTGAAATGGGAAAACGACTGGCCAATTTTAGGTAATAATGGAAAAGTACCTTTGACAGGTGAAGTTCCATTCGCTCCATTTAAACCAAAAAATCATTTGGTAGAAAGTGATGAATTTTCTGACAAAAAAATGAAAATTCAGTGGCAGTGGAATCATAATCCTGTCAACACAGCTTGGTCTTTATCCGATAGGAAAGGCTTTTTAAGGTTAAAAACGAATAGAGTCGTCGATAATCTGTACCTCGCTCCGAATACGTTGACCCAAAGAATGGAAGGCCCGAAATCCAGCGGCATAGTGGCTTTGGATGTGAAAGGGATGAAAGACGGCGATGTAGCAGGTTTCAGTGCGTTCAACGGCGATTCCGGGATTTTGTCTGTGGTAATGGAAAATGGTAAGAAGTTTATTGTTTTTTCAACGAATGAAGTCAGTTTAGATAATAAAACGAAGGCGGTTACAGGTGTTAAAAAAGATGAAAAAAAGAGAATCCCATTAAACTCGGACAAAGTTTATTTTAAAATTGATGCCGATTTTAATCTCGGAAAAGATTTGGCTAATTTTTATTACAGCACCGACCAAAAAAACTGGACCGAAATGGCAAAAGATTACAAAATGATTTTCGATTACCGGAGATTTTTTATGGGTTCCAAATTTGCAATTTTCAATTATGCAACCAAAAATCTGGGAGGTTTTGTAGATGTTGATTTTTTCAGAGTGAATATAAGTTCGGAATAATTAGAGTTGAATAATTTGGGCAGCTTTATCCGCCTTCCGCTCTCAATCTTTTTTGCAGATGATTTCAGATTAAATAGAACTAGAGTACAAGCAAAAAAGGATTTCCGCTCAAGTCGGGCTGCGAGAGATTCACTGTCTAGAAAAAATGAAAATTATTGCTTCGTAGAAGCAAACTGTTAGTAGCAAAACATTGTACCATCAAAATCAAAGCCTCGTAGAGGCGACCTGTTAATTACGGCAATGATAATTAACTTTAAAAATGTAAAAAAGATAAAACCCTTGTCGGTCTTATTTTTTTGTCTAAATTAATAAGTGTAAAAATTACAAATAAAAATTTATGAAAAATTCCCTGATATTCACTGTCACTTTTCTATTGTATGGTCTGTGTGTTTCTGCGCAAAATACTGACAGACAGGCGCCGCAAGGTTTTGATGTGGAAAGAAAAGATATTCCGCACGGAAAAATTGATACCATTCAATATGTTTCAAAAACGGTCGGAACTACAAGGAAAGCATTGGTTTACGTACCGCCGGGATTCAAAAAAGGGGAAAAATACCCTGTCCTTTATCTTCTTCACGGCATTGGCGGCGATGAAAAAGAATGGTTTAACCAGGGAAAACCGAATGTTATCCTGGACAATCTCTACGCACAGGGAAAACTCACACCGATGATTGTCGTTTTGCCGAACGGCCGTGCGATGAAAGATGACAGAGCAACAGGAAATATAATGGCTCCTGATAAAGTAGAAGCCTTCGCAACTTTTGAAAAAGATTTGCTGAATGACCTGATTCCGTTTGTAGAAAAAAAATATCCTGTCAAAAAAGACCGTGAAAACCGGGCTTTAGCGGGTTTGTCGATGGGAGGCGGACAAACACAGAATTTTGCTTTCGGCAACATCGATAAATTTGCGTGGCTGGGCGCATTTTCTTCAGCACCCAATACAAAAGAACCGACTCAGCTTTTGCCGAATCCACAGGAAGCATTGAAAATGAAACTTATATTTATTTCCTGCGGCGATGCGGACGGATTGATGCCTTTCAGCAAAAGAACCAGCGATTATATGAAGAAAAATAAAATCCCGCACATTTTCTACATCGAACCAGGCGGCCACGACTTCAAGGTTTGGAGAAATGATTTATACATCTTTTCACAATTGTTATTTAAGCCTGTTGATAAAACTAAATTTGATGGATTTACTGTTTTGGGAACGCCTGCAGCAACCAATATCAGGAATGCGCAGTATCCTCAAATCCTTCCCGATGGAAGAGTAATGTTCAAGGTAAAAGCTCCGGAAGCGCAAAAAGTTCAGATTGATTTAGGAAAAAAATACGACCTCAAAAAAGACACAGACGGCTTTTGGACAGGAACAACGGATGTACAAAGCGGAAGCTTTCATTATTATTCTTTGCTGATTGATGGTGTTGCAGTTGCAGACCCATCCAGCGAGACTTTCTATGGAATGGGAAGATACGCCAGCGGAATCGATATTCCCTTTGATGGCGATGATTTCTATGCATTAAAAGACATTCCGCACGGCGATATCCGCATCAAAAATTTCTATTCCAAAGTGACCAATTCTTGGAGAAGAGTTTTCATTTATACGCCACCGGGTTACGACCAAAATCCTTCTGAATCTTATCCGGCACTGTATATTTTACACGGCGGAGGGGAAGATGAAAGCGGTTGGGCAAATCAGGGCAAAACCAATCTGATTTTGGATAATCTGATTGCGGAAGGGAAAGCTAAAAAGATGGTCATCATTATGCCAGATGCGAATATTGGACAGAGCGGACTCCGAAATTTTGGCGAGCGTAATCTTCAGGTGTTTGAAAAAGAGCTGAAAGAATCCATCATTCCCTTTGCCGAATCCAATTACAGAATTAAAAAAGGTAAAGAAAACCGTGCATTAGCCGGACTTTCAATGGGTGGGATTTATACATTGTATGTCGGGATTCAGAATTCTGATATGTTCTCAAGCCTGGGTGTTTTCAGTTCAGGATATATGTTGCCGATGCTTCAGGACGTTGCTGACAAACAGTACAAATTTTTAAATGAAAATAAATCTGCCTTTTCATCCAATGTCAAAAATTTCTGGATTTCTATGGGCGGAAAAGACGATATCGCTTACGAAAACGGTCAGAAAATGCTGAAAGAACTGGATAAAATCGGAATTAAATATTCGTACAGAGATTATCCGGGAGGTCACAGCTGGCCGGTTTGGAGAGACAGTTTGCATCAGTTTGCGCAGGAAATTTTTAAATAAACATTAAATATAAAAATAGAGATTTGTCTTATTTGCTTAATAAAAATAAACTTGTTTGTTCTTGAAAAAGCATTAAGTATTCTTAGAATGATTTGCTAAAATTCTTGTCTGATAAAAATAGAATATAATAAAACAGGTCGCTCTTACAGAGCTTTTAATTCTGAAAATATTGTTTTCTATTAACGGTTCACTCCAAAGGAGCTGTATTTAGTCCCAGCGGGACTTTCTGATAGTAGAAAAAACAAAGTAAAAAAAAACAAAGCTCCGGAGGAGCGACCTGTTGATTTATACTATTAATATTTATAAAGAAAATTGATAAATCAGGCTTAATTTCTTAATGTTCTAATCCAAAATCAATCCACCAATGAATTTCAACAGAATAAAAATAAAAGCACTTATTATCACGGTCGTTATTGTATCGGGAAATATTGTTGCGCAATCTTATCAGAAGACAGATTCAGGATTGATGTTTTCTAATGATAATATGAATGTTGAAGTGAAATTGTATGGAGAAAATACGATTAGAATTATTAAATATCCCGCCGGAAAATCATTTGTCAAAAATAGCTTATCGGTCATTAAACAGGAACAGAAAACTAAATTTTCAGTTTCAGAAAACAATCATATTATTTCATTAAAAACAAATGATTTAAATATTTTCATTGATGCTAAAAGTGGCACGATTACTTATAAATCACCTTCAGGAAAAGAACTATTAAAGGAAACCGGAAGCGATTTCAAACCTTTTAATGATGCGGGAAACCCGACTTATTCGGTGACACAGTCTTTTCAGCTGGAAAAAGACGAACCCATCTATGGCTTGGGAATTTTACAGAACGGGAAAATGTCACAGCGAAATACGGATGTAAAAATGATTCAGAATAACACCTGGGATTTTGTGCCGTTTTTTCAGTCTGTAAAAGGGTATGGCGTTTTTTGGGATAACTATTCTCCGACTCAATTTACCGATAAACCCGACAAAACATCATTCTCATCGGAAGTTGGGGAAGGTGTGGATTATTATTTTATCTACGGAAAAAATGCCGATGGTGTAGTTGCCGGAATGCGAAATCTAACAGGAAATGTGCCGATGATACCTTTATGGACTTATGGTTTCTGGCAGAGCAAGGAACGCTATAAAAGTCAGGAAGAATTGGTGGATGTCGTTAAAAAATACCGTGATTTGAAAGTTCCTTTGGACGGAATTATTCAGGATTGGCAATATTGGGGAAACAATTACCAGTGGAATGCGATGGATTTTATCAGCCCTGATTTTCCCGATGCCAAAAAAATGATACAGGATATTCACGATATGAATGCGCATCTTTCGGTTTCCATCTGGTCGTCTTTCGGACCGATGACCAATCAGTACCGTGAAATGGATAAAAAAGGAATGTTGTTCGATTTCAAAACCTGGCCGGAATCTGGCAGAGAAGTGTGGCCGCCTGATATGAATTATCCTTCAGGAGTCCGCGTTTACGATGCTTACAATCCCGAAGCCAGAAATATTTACTGGAAATATTTGAACAAAGGTGTTTTCAGCCTGGGTGTCGATACCTGGTGGATGGATTCTACGGAACCCGACCATCTCAGCCAAAAACCGGAAGATTTAGATACCAAAACTTATCTTGGTTCATTCCGAAAAGTGAGAAATGCATATCCGCTGATGACAGTTGGTGGCGTTTACGACCATCAGCGTGAAACCACGAGCGACAAAAGAGTTTTTATTTTGACGCGTTCGGCTTTTGCAGGACAGCAAAGATACGCGGCTAATACTTGGTCGGGCGATGTCAACTCTTCGTGGGAATCTTTGCGCAATCAGGTTCCAGCAGGTTTAAATTTCAGCCTGACTGGAAATCCGAATTTTAATTCCGATATCGGCGGTTTCTTTGCCGGTGTTTATAAAAGAAACGGAGGTGCCAACAATCCGATGTTTCAGGAATTGTACGTTCGTTGGTTGCAATACGGAACTTTCACGCCAATGATGCGTTCGCACGGAACCGATGTTCCGAGGGAAATTTATCAGTTTGGAAAAAAAAGAGATGTAGTCTATGATGTAATAGAGAAATTCATCAGATTACGTTACAGTATGTTGCCCTACATTTATTCCATTTCTTGGGATGTTTCTAAAAATAATTCGAGTTTTTTGAGAGCTTTGTCGATGGATTTTTCATCAGACCAAAAAACCTGGGACATTAATAATGAATACCTTTTCGGTAAATCATTCTTAGTAGCACCAATTCTCAATCCTCAATACACACCTGAAAAAATAGTAAAAACCGATGAAAATCAAGGTTGGGATAAAAAAAATGAAACAAAGGAAAATTCTCTTTCCAACATTGATTTTACAGAAAATAAAAAAATAAAACTTTACCTTCCTGCAGGTGCAGACTGGTTTGATTTCTGGACGAATGAAAAACACAAAGGCGGTCAGGAAATCGAAAAATCTGTTAACCTTCAAAGCATTCCGCTGTATGTGAAAGCGGGAAGTATTATTCCGTTCGGCCCAGATGTTCAATATGCTACTGAGAAAAAATGGGACAATCTTACGTTGAAAATTTATCCGGGAACTGACGCAGATTTTATCTTATACGAAGACGAATTCGATAATTACAATTACGAAAAAGGAGACTATACCGAAATCCCTTTCCACTGGAACGAAAAATCAAAAACCTTAACGATAGACTCCCGAAAAGGAAATTTTAAAGGTATGATTGATAAACGGAATTTCAATGTAATGCTTCCTGATGGACAGCATAAATCGGTGAGTTATTCAGGAAAGAAAGTGAATGTCAATTTTAAATAATCTTAAAATATTAATTATGAAATTTTTAAGTTTAATAACGGTTTTAGGATTTTTTCAGATTTCCTTCGCTCAAAATCCGATTATCCAAACCAAGTACACTGCAGACCCTGCACCAATGGTTTATAAGGATACGGTTTATCTTTACACAAGCCACGATGAAGACGATGCCTTCGGATTCAAAATGAAAGACTGGTTGCTGTACACGTCCACCGATATGGTCAATTGGACAGACCACGGTGTAGTGGCTTCGCTCAAGGATTTTAAATGGGTAAATACCGACAACGGTGCCTGGGCGCCACAGGTTGTTGAAAGAAAAGGAAAATTCTATATGTATTGTCCAATGCCCAACAATATGGGTATTGGGGTCTTGGTGGCGGACAGTCCGTATGGTCCTTTCAAAGATCCTATTGGAAAACCTTTAGTGAAAAATTCTTCCGATGATATAGACCCGACCGTTTTGATTGACGATGACGGGCAGGCTTATCTGTACTGGGGAAATCCGAATCTTTGGTATGCTAAACTCAACGAAGATATGATATCTCTTGCCGGACCAATTACCAAAGACCCTTCGTTTGCGAAGGTTAAAGACCAGCCAGATCCTTTCAAATATCAGGAGGGACCTTGGGCGTGGAAAAGAAACGGAATTTACTATATGGCTTACGCTTCTAAATGTTGTCCGGAAGGGATTGGTTATGCAATGGCAAAATCGCCTACAGGTCCCTGGAATTATGGAGGCGTGATAATGGATGGCGACCAGAGATCCAGCGGAAATCATCCCGGTATCATAGATTTCAAAGGCAAATCTTATGTTTTCGGATTCAATCATATGCTTAGAATGCAGACGATGAGCAAACATTACGAACGCCGGTCTGTTAGTGTCACAGAAATTACCTACAATGCAGATGGAACCATTCAGAAGCTTCCTTTCTGGACTACGGATGGTGCAAAAAGAGTGGGCACTCTGGACCCTTATAAAAAAGTTGAAGCAGAAACAATGGCTTACAGCGAAGGTCTGAAAACAGAAATGGTCACAGAATGGGAACGCAATCAACCCTATAACAGAGGTAAAAAAATCACAGACCGTGTCATCGTTACCTCAATTAACAATGGTGATTATATTAAAATCCAAGGGGTAGATTTTTCCAAAGGCGTAAAATCTTTGGATGTAAACGTTGCTTCTCTCTATGGAGGAAAAATAGAAGTACGTTCAGATGCTCTTAATGGACCATTGTTGGGAGTTGTTAATGTTACAGGAAAAGGTGAGGGCGACTTATATAAAACCATTAATACACCTCTGAAAAGTGTTAAAGGAATCCACGATTTATATTTTGTTTTTAAGGGAGAAAA encodes:
- a CDS encoding alpha/beta hydrolase-fold protein, giving the protein MKNSLIFTVTFLLYGLCVSAQNTDRQAPQGFDVERKDIPHGKIDTIQYVSKTVGTTRKALVYVPPGFKKGEKYPVLYLLHGIGGDEKEWFNQGKPNVILDNLYAQGKLTPMIVVLPNGRAMKDDRATGNIMAPDKVEAFATFEKDLLNDLIPFVEKKYPVKKDRENRALAGLSMGGGQTQNFAFGNIDKFAWLGAFSSAPNTKEPTQLLPNPQEALKMKLIFISCGDADGLMPFSKRTSDYMKKNKIPHIFYIEPGGHDFKVWRNDLYIFSQLLFKPVDKTKFDGFTVLGTPAATNIRNAQYPQILPDGRVMFKVKAPEAQKVQIDLGKKYDLKKDTDGFWTGTTDVQSGSFHYYSLLIDGVAVADPSSETFYGMGRYASGIDIPFDGDDFYALKDIPHGDIRIKNFYSKVTNSWRRVFIYTPPGYDQNPSESYPALYILHGGGEDESGWANQGKTNLILDNLIAEGKAKKMVIIMPDANIGQSGLRNFGERNLQVFEKELKESIIPFAESNYRIKKGKENRALAGLSMGGIYTLYVGIQNSDMFSSLGVFSSGYMLPMLQDVADKQYKFLNENKSAFSSNVKNFWISMGGKDDIAYENGQKMLKELDKIGIKYSYRDYPGGHSWPVWRDSLHQFAQEIFK
- a CDS encoding TIM-barrel domain-containing protein; protein product: MNFNRIKIKALIITVVIVSGNIVAQSYQKTDSGLMFSNDNMNVEVKLYGENTIRIIKYPAGKSFVKNSLSVIKQEQKTKFSVSENNHIISLKTNDLNIFIDAKSGTITYKSPSGKELLKETGSDFKPFNDAGNPTYSVTQSFQLEKDEPIYGLGILQNGKMSQRNTDVKMIQNNTWDFVPFFQSVKGYGVFWDNYSPTQFTDKPDKTSFSSEVGEGVDYYFIYGKNADGVVAGMRNLTGNVPMIPLWTYGFWQSKERYKSQEELVDVVKKYRDLKVPLDGIIQDWQYWGNNYQWNAMDFISPDFPDAKKMIQDIHDMNAHLSVSIWSSFGPMTNQYREMDKKGMLFDFKTWPESGREVWPPDMNYPSGVRVYDAYNPEARNIYWKYLNKGVFSLGVDTWWMDSTEPDHLSQKPEDLDTKTYLGSFRKVRNAYPLMTVGGVYDHQRETTSDKRVFILTRSAFAGQQRYAANTWSGDVNSSWESLRNQVPAGLNFSLTGNPNFNSDIGGFFAGVYKRNGGANNPMFQELYVRWLQYGTFTPMMRSHGTDVPREIYQFGKKRDVVYDVIEKFIRLRYSMLPYIYSISWDVSKNNSSFLRALSMDFSSDQKTWDINNEYLFGKSFLVAPILNPQYTPEKIVKTDENQGWDKKNETKENSLSNIDFTENKKIKLYLPAGADWFDFWTNEKHKGGQEIEKSVNLQSIPLYVKAGSIIPFGPDVQYATEKKWDNLTLKIYPGTDADFILYEDEFDNYNYEKGDYTEIPFHWNEKSKTLTIDSRKGNFKGMIDKRNFNVMLPDGQHKSVSYSGKKVNVNFK
- a CDS encoding glycoside hydrolase family 43 protein is translated as MKFLSLITVLGFFQISFAQNPIIQTKYTADPAPMVYKDTVYLYTSHDEDDAFGFKMKDWLLYTSTDMVNWTDHGVVASLKDFKWVNTDNGAWAPQVVERKGKFYMYCPMPNNMGIGVLVADSPYGPFKDPIGKPLVKNSSDDIDPTVLIDDDGQAYLYWGNPNLWYAKLNEDMISLAGPITKDPSFAKVKDQPDPFKYQEGPWAWKRNGIYYMAYASKCCPEGIGYAMAKSPTGPWNYGGVIMDGDQRSSGNHPGIIDFKGKSYVFGFNHMLRMQTMSKHYERRSVSVTEITYNADGTIQKLPFWTTDGAKRVGTLDPYKKVEAETMAYSEGLKTEMVTEWERNQPYNRGKKITDRVIVTSINNGDYIKIQGVDFSKGVKSLDVNVASLYGGKIEVRSDALNGPLLGVVNVTGKGEGDLYKTINTPLKSVKGIHDLYFVFKGEKDLFYFDWWKFN